The proteins below come from a single Notamacropus eugenii isolate mMacEug1 chromosome 7, mMacEug1.pri_v2, whole genome shotgun sequence genomic window:
- the LOC140513535 gene encoding olfactory receptor 4K13-like, giving the protein MELMNNSMISEFILLGLTNSWGLEIFFFLIFFLAYTSILAGNCLIILIVTLDSHLNSTPMYFLLANLSFLDMTLSTVTVPKMIIDFFREKKTISLWGCMAQMFLAHLLGGSEMTLLIVMAVDRYIAICKPLHYTTIMNPRILLGSVLLSWTVGFVHTMSQMAFMVSLPFCGPNVIDDVFCDLPLVLKLACTDTYVLELLVIADSGLLSLISFVLLLISYTVILVTVQHRSSGGLYKALSTLTAHITVVTLFFGPVILIYAWPVSSYSLDKFFSVFYSVITPLLNPIIYCLRNQEMKAAVIRLRSRHISSNPAF; this is encoded by the exons ATGGAGCTA ATGAATAACTCTATGATAAGTGAATTCATTTTGTTAGGACTCACCAATTCTTGGGgtcttgaaattttcttttttttgatcttcTTCCTTGCCTATACATCAATCTTGGCTGGAAACTGTCTCATTATACTTATAGTTACTCTTGACTCCCACTTGAACTCGACTCCCATGTACTTTCTACTGGCCAACCTATCATTTCTTGACATGACTCTTTCCACTGTTACTGTCCCTAAGATGATCATAGActtcttcagggagaaaaaaacgATTTCTTTGTGGGGCTGCATGGCTCAAATGTTTCTAGCTCATCTCTTGGGAGGTAGTGAGATGACTCTTCTCATCGTGATGGCTGTTGATAGATACATTGCCATATGTAAACCCCTCCACTATACAACTATCATGAACCCTCGAATTCTGCTAGGAAGTGTGTTGCTATCATGGACGGTTGGTTTTGTGCACACTATGAGTCAAATGGCCTTTATGGTGAGTCTGCCCTTTTGTGGCCCCAATGTGATTGATGATGTTTTTTGTGATCTCCCCCTAGTGTTGAAACTTGCCTGCACCGACACCTATGTCCTGGAGCTGCTTGTCATTGCTGACAGTGGGCTGCTTTCCTTGATCTCATTCGTTCTTTTGCTCATATCCTATACTGTAATATTAGTCACTGTCCAACATCGTTCCTCTGGTGGGCTATACAAGGCTCTGTCTACACTGACTGCTCATATCACTGTAGTAACTCTTTTCTTTGGACCAGTCATCTTAATCTATGCTTGGCCAGTTAGTAGTTATTCATTAgacaaatttttttcagttttttactcAGTTATCACTCCTCTCCTGAATCCAATTATATATTGCTTGAGGAATCAGGAGATGAAAGCAGCCGTGATTCGACTGAGAAGCCGACACAtcagttccaatccagccttctAA